The following proteins are co-located in the Clostridiales bacterium genome:
- a CDS encoding response regulator transcription factor, with the protein MQENKIRVLVVEDEASIRRFIKLNLETAGYEVGEAASGEDALELIETFSPDVVVLDLMLPGIDGLEVCRHIRGHTPEPLIIMLTAKSQDTDKIMGLELGADDYMVKPFNPFELIARIKAMLRRRDRFDTPKKVYTCGDLELDTDANKLLKDGYEVELTPTEYSLLKIFMENPGRALKRDELLNAVWGEDYFGDTKTLDVHIRRLREKIEENPSAPQYIKTVWGSGYRWQPESDRRPS; encoded by the coding sequence ATGCAGGAGAACAAGATAAGAGTATTGGTTGTTGAAGATGAAGCTTCAATCCGACGTTTTATCAAACTCAATCTGGAAACCGCAGGGTATGAAGTGGGAGAAGCCGCTAGCGGAGAGGATGCCTTGGAGCTAATTGAGACATTTTCTCCGGATGTAGTTGTGCTGGATCTCATGCTGCCTGGGATTGATGGGCTGGAGGTCTGCAGACATATCCGCGGTCATACACCCGAGCCTCTGATTATCATGCTGACAGCAAAAAGTCAGGATACCGATAAAATCATGGGCCTTGAACTGGGTGCGGACGATTATATGGTGAAACCATTCAATCCGTTTGAATTGATTGCCAGAATTAAAGCAATGCTGAGACGAAGAGACCGCTTCGATACACCAAAGAAGGTGTATACCTGCGGCGATCTTGAACTGGATACCGATGCCAATAAACTGCTGAAGGACGGATATGAAGTAGAATTGACTCCCACGGAATATTCCCTGCTGAAGATTTTTATGGAAAATCCGGGAAGAGCATTGAAAAGGGATGAACTTCTGAATGCGGTTTGGGGAGAAGACTATTTTGGTGATACCAAAACTTTAGATGTCCATATCAGGCGGCTCAGGGAAAAGATTGAAGAAAACCCCTCAGCGCCGCAATATATTAAAACTGTCTGGGGCTCAGGATACAGATGGCAGCCAGAGTCCGACCGGAGGCCTTCATGA
- a CDS encoding GTP-binding protein encodes MKKLAIGILAHVDAGKTTLSESILYLSGKLGKQGRVDNKDAFLDNHDLERARGITIFSKQAVFEIGDLQVTLLDTPGHADFSAEMERTLQVLDYAILVISGADGVQSHTKTLWRLLEHYKIPAFLFINKMDQQRADRQTLMAELKKMLDEGCIDFSDIVLEDAAEGAGISVLDRVFSSADQSEPDGFYDQLAMIDEIMLESFLENGYIETAQIRTAISHRRVFPCCFGSALKNDGVWQLLQIIQAFSKEPNYFHEFGARIFKITRDDQGNRLTHLKLTGGDLKVKDLLTGDGWEEKVNQIRIYSGQKYETVSTLEAGSICAVTGLSQTRPGEGLGREKTTSAPILEPVLTYQMILPEGCDPRGFLPKIRQMEEEVPELHIVWNEPLQEIQAQIMGEVQIEILQSTIESRFGVVVSFGEGRILYRETIAGLVEGVGHFEPLRHYAEVHLLMEPREQGSGLQFESECSEDLLAKNWQRLILTHLQEKAHKGVLTGAPITDMKITLVSGKAHNKHTEGGDFREATYRAVRQGLMEADSILLEPYYSYQLELPERMVGRAMTDIEQMSGTSEIIATNGETAVLTGSAPVIRLRNYQKDVSSYTKGLGRLFCTLQGYGVCHNPEEVLDQIRYDPENDLSNPTGSVFCANGAGFLVEWFDVKEYMHLESFLKQKQEAYATVGSEAAVNKGEEWIGLDEIDRIMNRTFYANQGRKSAWKRRKTAHESYYESVSGFGSEGNLQQAGGMGLGIGSSTRRDQYLLVDGYNIIHAWPELKELVDDNMAGARMKLLDALSNYQGIRNREIIVVFDAYRVQRHYEDLIDYYNIHVVFTKEAQTADQYIEKFAHDNKKKYDITVATSDGLQQLIIRGSGCALLSARELKEEMDAASEKLRQQHPELQGKEPNYLIDALSPDVKLQMEELRTEENDD; translated from the coding sequence ATGAAAAAACTGGCCATCGGAATATTGGCACATGTAGATGCCGGCAAGACAACCCTATCTGAAAGTATTCTATATTTGAGCGGTAAGCTGGGAAAGCAGGGAAGGGTTGATAATAAAGACGCTTTTCTGGACAATCATGATCTCGAACGTGCAAGAGGAATCACCATATTTTCAAAACAAGCGGTTTTTGAGATTGGTGATCTTCAGGTTACATTGCTTGACACGCCGGGGCATGCGGATTTTTCTGCTGAGATGGAACGAACGCTGCAGGTGCTGGATTACGCTATTTTAGTGATCAGTGGGGCAGATGGGGTTCAAAGCCATACAAAAACACTATGGCGACTTTTGGAACATTATAAAATTCCAGCATTTCTGTTTATCAATAAAATGGACCAGCAACGAGCTGATCGTCAAACATTGATGGCAGAGCTGAAAAAAATGTTGGATGAAGGATGCATCGACTTCAGTGATATTGTTCTGGAAGATGCAGCGGAAGGTGCAGGAATATCTGTGCTTGATAGAGTGTTTTCAAGCGCGGATCAATCCGAGCCTGATGGATTTTATGATCAGCTGGCAATGATCGACGAGATCATGCTGGAATCCTTTCTCGAGAATGGGTATATCGAAACAGCACAGATCCGGACGGCTATCAGTCATCGGCGAGTATTTCCATGCTGCTTCGGCTCAGCATTGAAAAACGATGGAGTGTGGCAATTGCTGCAGATCATTCAAGCTTTCTCAAAGGAGCCTAACTATTTCCATGAATTCGGAGCGAGGATTTTTAAGATCACAAGGGACGACCAGGGAAACCGCCTAACTCATTTGAAGCTCACAGGAGGAGATCTCAAAGTTAAGGATCTCCTTACCGGTGACGGCTGGGAAGAAAAAGTGAATCAGATCCGCATCTACTCGGGACAGAAATATGAAACTGTCAGCACACTGGAAGCAGGGTCTATTTGTGCCGTTACAGGTCTTAGCCAAACAAGGCCGGGAGAAGGGTTGGGGCGTGAAAAGACAACCTCGGCGCCTATACTGGAACCGGTACTTACCTATCAGATGATTTTGCCTGAGGGCTGTGATCCGAGGGGATTCCTCCCCAAAATACGACAGATGGAAGAAGAAGTGCCAGAGCTGCACATCGTTTGGAACGAGCCGCTGCAGGAAATCCAGGCCCAGATAATGGGTGAAGTACAGATTGAAATTTTGCAAAGCACAATAGAAAGCCGTTTCGGCGTTGTCGTAAGCTTCGGTGAAGGACGGATTTTGTATCGAGAGACAATCGCAGGACTTGTTGAAGGTGTCGGTCATTTTGAGCCCTTGCGCCATTATGCGGAGGTTCATCTACTGATGGAACCGAGGGAGCAGGGAAGTGGGCTGCAATTTGAATCTGAGTGCAGTGAGGACTTGCTGGCGAAAAACTGGCAGAGATTGATTCTGACGCATCTGCAGGAGAAGGCGCATAAAGGGGTTTTAACCGGAGCCCCAATCACTGATATGAAAATTACACTGGTGTCAGGAAAAGCGCACAACAAGCATACTGAAGGCGGAGATTTTCGAGAGGCAACCTATCGTGCGGTGCGCCAGGGTTTGATGGAGGCAGATTCGATTCTTTTAGAACCCTACTATTCTTATCAGCTGGAGTTGCCTGAGAGAATGGTAGGAAGGGCGATGACCGATATTGAGCAGATGTCTGGAACCAGCGAAATTATAGCCACAAATGGTGAAACGGCAGTTCTAACCGGAAGTGCTCCGGTAATTCGGCTGAGAAACTATCAAAAGGATGTTTCTTCTTATACAAAGGGCCTAGGGCGACTTTTTTGCACGTTGCAGGGATATGGCGTCTGTCATAATCCAGAGGAGGTTTTGGATCAGATCAGGTATGATCCTGAGAATGACCTTAGTAACCCAACAGGTTCCGTGTTCTGTGCCAATGGTGCTGGTTTCCTTGTAGAATGGTTTGACGTAAAGGAGTATATGCATTTGGAAAGCTTCCTGAAGCAAAAACAGGAAGCCTATGCCACAGTTGGATCCGAGGCAGCAGTAAATAAAGGCGAAGAATGGATCGGTCTGGATGAGATTGACCGGATTATGAATAGGACCTTCTACGCTAATCAGGGTAGGAAGTCTGCATGGAAACGTCGGAAAACTGCCCATGAGAGCTATTATGAATCGGTGTCAGGATTCGGCAGTGAAGGCAACCTCCAACAGGCTGGCGGCATGGGACTTGGAATTGGGAGCAGTACTCGCAGAGATCAGTATCTACTGGTGGATGGTTACAACATCATCCATGCATGGCCAGAACTAAAAGAGCTGGTGGATGATAACATGGCGGGCGCGAGAATGAAGCTTCTGGATGCGCTCAGCAACTATCAGGGGATTCGAAACCGTGAGATCATCGTAGTGTTTGACGCATATCGCGTTCAGAGGCACTATGAGGATCTGATCGACTATTATAATATTCATGTGGTGTTTACGAAAGAAGCTCAGACGGCAGATCAGTACATTGAGAAGTTTGCCCATGACAATAAGAAAAAATATGACATTACTGTTGCGACTTCTGACGGCTTGCAGCAGCTCATCATAAGAGGTTCCGGCTGTGCACTTTTATCAGCCAGAGAGTTGAAGGAAGAAATGGATGCGGCCAGTGAAAAGTTAAGGCAGCAACATCCAGAGCTGCAGGGCAAGGAACCCAATTATTTGATTGATGCATTGTCTCCCGATGTAAAACTGCAGATGGAAGAACTCAGAACAGAAGAAAACGATGATTAG
- a CDS encoding AraC family transcriptional regulator → MYVHRNGLHQGEAVFFMRDYSFQSKFTEDEIEKTLNHYLSLQPGFDANLTFYREYQPKDKIVSKYVAYFYELHTSASKNVSIPIIPDGCMDLVFVKTDDEYKSYIIGTALKFSGLLAVKNRYVIGIRFHPGALRMFFDVDPFQILAQQIPLGAHMVKNRDINEQLYRAESSQERVTILENLLISNIKRHEKYKIVQYCVQRMVESKGLVNLNTLSDEVHYSTRYLNHLFRDYVGLSPKYLDEIIKLQTTIFLIANSSDSLCDIAFHSGFCDQSHMNRLLKKFLGGPSSTLLNQGFFTADHHVLNNIYIF, encoded by the coding sequence ATGTATGTTCACCGAAATGGACTGCATCAGGGTGAGGCGGTGTTTTTCATGAGAGACTATAGTTTCCAATCGAAGTTTACAGAAGATGAGATAGAGAAAACTCTTAATCATTATTTATCTCTGCAGCCAGGATTCGATGCAAATCTTACCTTTTACAGAGAATATCAGCCAAAAGACAAGATCGTTTCGAAATATGTGGCCTATTTCTATGAACTGCATACCAGTGCGTCAAAAAATGTATCCATTCCCATCATTCCCGACGGATGTATGGACCTTGTTTTTGTCAAAACGGATGACGAGTACAAATCTTATATTATAGGAACCGCGCTGAAATTCAGTGGTTTGCTTGCAGTGAAAAATCGGTATGTTATCGGGATACGATTCCATCCGGGCGCGTTAAGAATGTTTTTTGACGTTGATCCATTTCAGATTTTAGCCCAGCAAATCCCACTGGGTGCACATATGGTGAAAAATCGAGATATCAACGAGCAGCTTTATCGAGCGGAATCCTCTCAAGAGCGAGTCACAATTCTCGAAAATTTGCTCATCAGCAATATTAAAAGGCATGAAAAGTATAAGATTGTTCAGTATTGCGTTCAGAGGATGGTAGAATCAAAAGGCCTGGTGAATCTCAATACGCTGTCTGATGAAGTTCATTATAGTACACGATATCTCAATCATCTGTTTCGAGACTATGTGGGCCTCTCGCCAAAGTATCTTGATGAAATTATAAAACTTCAAACAACAATTTTTCTGATCGCAAATTCCTCGGATTCACTATGTGACATTGCATTCCATTCGGGATTCTGCGATCAATCTCACATGAATCGGCTGCTCAAGAAGTTCTTGGGAGGCCCTTCCAGCACGCTTTTGAATCAAGGATTTTTCACGGCGGATCATCATGTGCTGAACAATATTTATATTTTTTAA
- a CDS encoding HAMP domain-containing histidine kinase, translating to MRKGIRGRLTANFMIVILITVAVLEVLLIYIVQQNYYGSLKGNLTNQVKISADMYSKYYSDASLEDNILYNVDAFWNQSNAEVEIIDKSGRIVMDSLGMIPGPGEPKDDIRDALNNRMGEWVGTLNGQKVIAVAYPLKSDGEIVGALRLIASTDAIDQDIGNTIKLFVAIGIIVVLLVGMLSIFLANTILIPLKEVTAVAESMAAGNFQIKSRKKRDDEIGKLSDTLNYMADEITKKEKLKNEFISSVSHELRTPLTSIMGWAITLKSEKFQQKETLNDGLGIIAEESERLTRMVEELLDFSKFVSGRIKLEYGTVNLMTLMEHIRKQLTPRALRENINFTVSYPENMPELFTDVNRMKQLFINILDNALNFTDSGGSVDFHAEVSEKEYRFIITDTGCGIAPEELPMVKEKFYKGKSSHSKNGIGLSICEEIVTLMKGRLEISSQVNVGTTVAIILPREVKANG from the coding sequence ATGAGAAAAGGAATTCGGGGAAGGCTGACTGCAAATTTTATGATTGTCATTTTGATAACTGTGGCAGTTTTGGAAGTTTTGCTGATCTATATTGTTCAGCAAAATTACTATGGCAGCCTGAAAGGCAACTTGACGAATCAGGTGAAAATCAGTGCGGATATGTATTCGAAATATTATTCTGACGCATCGTTGGAAGACAATATTTTGTACAACGTAGACGCTTTTTGGAATCAGAGCAATGCAGAAGTAGAGATCATCGACAAGAGTGGCAGAATCGTCATGGATTCGCTTGGCATGATTCCCGGCCCGGGAGAGCCCAAGGATGATATTCGGGATGCACTGAATAATCGTATGGGAGAATGGGTGGGTACCTTAAACGGCCAAAAGGTAATTGCCGTTGCCTATCCGTTGAAATCAGACGGCGAGATTGTCGGAGCCCTGCGCCTTATTGCTTCAACCGATGCGATCGATCAGGATATTGGAAATACCATTAAGCTATTCGTAGCAATCGGGATCATCGTTGTTCTTCTGGTTGGTATGCTTAGTATTTTTCTTGCAAATACCATATTGATTCCTTTAAAAGAAGTGACCGCTGTTGCCGAGAGCATGGCAGCGGGCAATTTTCAAATTAAGAGCAGAAAGAAAAGGGATGACGAAATCGGCAAGCTTTCCGATACCCTGAACTATATGGCCGATGAGATCACGAAAAAAGAAAAGCTTAAGAATGAATTTATATCATCGGTTTCCCATGAATTACGTACGCCTCTTACCTCCATAATGGGCTGGGCTATCACATTGAAGAGTGAGAAATTCCAGCAAAAGGAGACATTGAATGACGGCCTCGGAATCATTGCCGAGGAGAGTGAGCGACTAACCAGGATGGTTGAAGAACTTTTGGATTTTTCCAAATTTGTTTCGGGTAGGATTAAACTTGAATACGGCACCGTAAATTTGATGACGCTGATGGAGCATATCCGCAAACAGCTTACGCCCAGGGCATTACGGGAAAACATAAACTTTACTGTGTCCTATCCGGAAAACATGCCGGAGCTGTTTACAGACGTTAATCGGATGAAACAGTTATTTATCAACATTTTGGATAATGCACTGAACTTTACCGACTCAGGTGGAAGTGTTGATTTCCATGCTGAGGTTTCCGAAAAAGAATACCGGTTTATTATAACGGATACCGGCTGCGGGATTGCCCCAGAGGAACTTCCCATGGTAAAGGAAAAGTTCTACAAGGGTAAAAGCTCTCATTCAAAAAATGGAATCGGTTTATCAATCTGTGAAGAAATCGTCACCTTAATGAAGGGGCGATTAGAGATAAGCAGCCAGGTCAATGTAGGGACCACTGTGGCCATTATACTGCCCAGAGAGGTGAAAGCAAATGGTTAA
- a CDS encoding nuclear transport factor 2 family protein: MKVLTKLGELELPESIASFFQASVEYDEELLTECFAEDAILQDEGMEYRGPSEISRHIIKANRDAAVTKELIDFKEKDGLPVATAMLSGDFEGSPLPLDFHFVLSGEKIKSLDITLSEPES, translated from the coding sequence ATGAAAGTTTTAACCAAGTTAGGTGAATTAGAATTGCCTGAATCCATCGCCTCTTTTTTCCAAGCATCCGTAGAATATGATGAGGAACTGCTCACAGAGTGCTTTGCTGAAGATGCAATTCTTCAGGATGAGGGAATGGAATATCGCGGTCCTTCTGAAATCAGCAGGCATATTATCAAGGCAAACCGTGATGCTGCTGTAACCAAGGAGTTGATCGACTTCAAGGAAAAGGATGGTCTTCCTGTTGCCACTGCCATGCTGTCCGGTGATTTTGAAGGAAGTCCTCTCCCGCTAGATTTTCATTTTGTTCTTTCAGGAGAAAAAATAAAGTCGCTGGACATCACGTTATCGGAACCGGAAAGCTGA
- a CDS encoding acetyltransferase, which yields MPGLDGLRALAVFAVIAYHLDLSWAPGGLLGVSLFFVLSGYLITNILMKQWERTGTIDLKDFWIRRARRLLPALFVMLTGVILWAAFFSSERLADLLQEVLAAAFYTSNWYLIFHQVSYFESFGPPSPLGHLWSLAVEEQFYLFWPLLLGLGLRCTRQRKWIIGGTAVIALASAAAMALIYMPGHDPSRVYYGTDTRAFGLLVGAVLAMVWPSGQTGELTAKKRLALETTGSMGLLVVILMIITTNQYQTSLYQGGLLIFSAAAACAVAALAHPGTGLGRLLGWRPLRWLGECSYGIYLWHYPVIVLTSPLINTEGPDLLLQLRQIALSIFLAVLSRYLVEDPIRYGRGIGISRLVPGLRHFAEQAKAGKSRLAARPLLLSAKISVSVLLICFVFLMTANGGGQISAEDLISGHVATNIPITQERIDPSKDLADSDALEQQPHENDPTVPVKQGAGMDSIEKPSGENSNTEGAEQENPSNKAEGESYIVNGTKTASQGENEVNTEKETIKGEGITAIGDSLMIGIEPYLQKRMPGAIVDGKIGRQMHQAPDVISGLEKEGKLGKTVIIELGSNGSFTEKQLANTLDSLKCAEQIILMNTRVPRPWETAVNDTIGKVAQSYPNVKLIDWYSASNGHNEYFYSDGVHLNQKGAEAYGNLIVEALSAVQEQETSK from the coding sequence ATGCCCGGGTTGGACGGGCTGAGAGCGCTTGCGGTATTTGCTGTAATCGCATATCATCTCGATCTGTCATGGGCACCGGGAGGACTATTAGGGGTAAGTCTTTTCTTTGTACTTTCCGGATATTTGATTACTAATATTCTGATGAAGCAATGGGAACGAACCGGAACGATTGATTTGAAAGATTTCTGGATTCGCCGTGCCCGGCGGCTGCTGCCGGCTCTCTTTGTCATGCTGACTGGTGTGATTCTTTGGGCCGCGTTTTTCTCCTCTGAACGTTTGGCTGATTTACTACAGGAGGTACTGGCAGCAGCTTTTTACACCAGCAACTGGTATTTGATCTTTCATCAGGTGTCATATTTTGAGAGTTTTGGACCGCCTTCTCCGCTGGGGCATCTATGGTCTCTGGCGGTGGAAGAGCAGTTCTATCTTTTCTGGCCGCTTCTTTTGGGATTGGGACTCCGCTGCACCAGGCAGCGAAAATGGATTATAGGGGGAACAGCTGTCATCGCGCTGGCATCTGCCGCAGCGATGGCTCTGATTTATATGCCGGGACATGACCCCAGCCGGGTATATTATGGAACGGATACACGTGCTTTTGGTTTGCTTGTGGGCGCAGTACTGGCTATGGTTTGGCCAAGCGGCCAGACTGGAGAGCTGACGGCAAAAAAGAGACTGGCTTTGGAAACAACAGGAAGCATGGGGTTATTGGTCGTCATTTTGATGATCATTACAACGAATCAATATCAAACCTCTCTCTACCAGGGCGGGCTGCTGATTTTTTCAGCCGCAGCCGCTTGCGCTGTGGCTGCATTAGCCCACCCTGGAACCGGTTTAGGGAGGTTGCTTGGGTGGAGGCCTCTTCGCTGGCTTGGAGAATGCTCTTATGGGATCTATTTATGGCATTATCCGGTCATCGTATTGACCAGCCCGTTAATAAATACGGAAGGCCCTGACCTTCTACTACAGCTCAGGCAAATTGCTCTGAGCATTTTTCTGGCAGTATTGTCCCGTTATCTTGTAGAAGATCCCATCCGATATGGCCGTGGAATCGGCATTTCCCGGCTTGTACCGGGACTTCGCCATTTCGCAGAACAGGCCAAGGCGGGAAAATCACGGCTGGCGGCTAGGCCGCTTTTGCTGAGTGCTAAGATATCGGTCAGTGTGCTTCTGATCTGTTTTGTATTTCTCATGACCGCCAATGGGGGCGGACAAATTTCAGCAGAGGATTTGATATCGGGTCATGTTGCAACAAATATTCCGATCACCCAAGAAAGAATTGATCCCTCAAAGGATTTGGCGGACTCCGATGCATTGGAGCAGCAACCTCACGAGAATGATCCCACGGTGCCAGTGAAGCAAGGAGCAGGGATGGACTCAATAGAAAAACCCAGTGGTGAGAATTCGAATACTGAAGGGGCAGAGCAAGAAAATCCCAGTAATAAAGCAGAAGGGGAATCATACATAGTGAATGGCACTAAAACGGCCTCACAAGGGGAAAACGAAGTCAATACGGAGAAGGAAACGATAAAAGGGGAGGGAATCACTGCAATAGGAGATTCTTTAATGATCGGAATTGAACCGTATTTACAAAAGCGTATGCCTGGAGCTATTGTCGATGGAAAAATCGGAAGACAGATGCACCAGGCGCCGGATGTGATTTCCGGTCTTGAAAAGGAAGGGAAGCTAGGCAAAACCGTAATCATTGAATTAGGGTCCAATGGTTCTTTTACAGAGAAGCAGCTGGCAAATACATTGGACTCTCTGAAATGTGCCGAGCAAATCATATTGATGAATACCCGTGTGCCAAGGCCTTGGGAGACTGCGGTAAACGATACGATTGGCAAGGTGGCTCAGTCTTATCCTAACGTTAAGCTGATTGATTGGTATTCAGCCAGTAATGGGCACAATGAATATTTTTATTCCGATGGAGTCCATCTGAATCAGAAGGGTGCAGAGGCTTACGGTAATTTGATCGTTGAAGCACTGAGCGCAGTTCAAGAACAAGAAACAAGCAAATAG
- a CDS encoding PAS domain-containing protein: protein MIVDDRVDKQEQSVVEDKGIITDISNCFCEYLDYDKSELIGKTRDQFFFQLLRMNKLPDGSTGTSEGFLFTRKLDVRNVRIRRNESGISGRFEYNISEIPNSRLEENNGYLEQLSLSNVIGIGILSVPDLILIKANETYLNFLEPPYHERSNSIGKPIKDMIPGLCGSRFEGFYEKAICTGKVISEKEYEHIGFQRGMTYWNSIITPLAEDGTVKYLVVTASDVTDQVVDRRQMEVILDNMSDGLAVLDRSGSYIKVNKKLREYIRNITKLDDAVDKLGKSYQAGELYYDSSENPLPLDEFPAVQVLKGERTKNKRVLMKYNEQTTYFNVDADPVFDENGEIQLGIILCRDVTEQVRRETLIKEQKEELEAIIENMNDAFAIFSREGRVIKLNAEARKLHPHLTLEHTIHSSHEGYTYYDLNDNPICIENTPTRRAFRGEAVRNERIILKNSRERIVLEANAVPVFHDQKLISVVVSHRVITRMVEYEEEIRRQKELLEVILSNLRESIYVFDQDLNALVLKNSVRMLNLQAGQGMNEMNSMHPQSDPFYKHYHLDGSSMKLEDTAIYRAVNGKATENQTVCFQENGRKYCYLVNGKPILDQEGKFLYGITSAMEISDLMNSQLELRDAKEKLLDLEHEKNQVLMNAMKQKDEFLYLITHEFKTPLAVILSALQTIDLLCKDQMPLVAEKYLKKIKQNTFRQIRLVGNLLDITRINSGFVTNNDEVYDIVHMTRSIIESIQSIAQQKGVTVTFATALSNYEICFDEEKYERILLNLLSNALKFTEPGNDIWVELRKKMIAGVQRVSVSVKDSGIGIPADKQAYIFERFGQVNTSFSRQAEGTGIGLYLVKLFVSAMGGEIKLKSEIGKGSTFTVLLPDRGRSRAEHQPKASESPKVLNYNERLTQEIEIQLSDIYF, encoded by the coding sequence GTGATCGTCGATGATAGAGTGGATAAACAGGAACAGTCCGTGGTTGAAGATAAGGGAATCATAACGGATATCAGCAATTGTTTCTGCGAATATCTTGATTATGACAAATCAGAATTGATAGGAAAGACCCGTGATCAATTCTTTTTTCAGCTTCTTCGAATGAACAAGCTTCCTGACGGAAGTACGGGAACATCAGAAGGGTTTCTTTTTACGCGGAAACTGGATGTGCGAAATGTTCGCATACGACGAAATGAGTCTGGAATTTCAGGCAGATTCGAATATAACATAAGTGAAATTCCCAATTCACGGTTGGAAGAGAATAATGGGTATCTTGAACAACTTTCCCTGTCAAATGTAATTGGGATTGGTATTTTGAGTGTTCCGGATTTAATTTTAATCAAAGCAAATGAAACATACTTGAATTTTCTCGAACCGCCGTATCATGAAAGAAGCAACAGTATAGGTAAGCCGATAAAAGATATGATACCAGGCTTGTGTGGCAGCCGGTTTGAGGGATTTTACGAGAAGGCCATTTGTACGGGAAAAGTCATCTCGGAAAAGGAATATGAACATATCGGATTTCAAAGGGGTATGACATACTGGAATTCCATCATCACTCCCCTGGCAGAGGACGGTACTGTAAAATACTTAGTTGTTACTGCGTCTGATGTGACCGATCAAGTGGTTGACAGGAGACAGATGGAGGTTATTCTTGATAATATGTCAGATGGTCTGGCTGTTTTGGACCGCTCAGGATCTTATATCAAGGTCAACAAAAAGCTGAGAGAGTACATACGGAATATTACAAAGCTAGATGATGCAGTTGATAAATTGGGCAAGTCCTATCAGGCAGGGGAACTTTATTATGACAGCAGTGAAAACCCCCTCCCACTGGATGAATTTCCTGCTGTACAAGTTCTTAAAGGCGAACGCACTAAAAATAAGCGCGTGCTGATGAAGTACAACGAGCAAACAACATATTTTAATGTAGATGCAGACCCTGTCTTTGATGAGAACGGAGAAATTCAGCTTGGGATTATCCTGTGCCGCGATGTTACAGAGCAGGTGAGGCGGGAAACTCTAATAAAGGAACAAAAGGAAGAACTGGAAGCAATCATTGAAAATATGAACGATGCTTTTGCTATTTTCAGTCGAGAAGGCAGGGTTATCAAATTAAATGCGGAAGCACGAAAGCTGCACCCACATCTGACACTGGAACACACGATTCATTCTTCTCATGAAGGCTATACTTATTATGATTTAAACGACAATCCTATTTGTATCGAAAACACTCCGACAAGGCGGGCCTTCCGGGGAGAAGCGGTAAGAAATGAACGGATCATTTTGAAGAATAGCAGGGAGCGCATCGTGTTAGAGGCCAATGCAGTTCCGGTATTTCATGATCAGAAGCTAATCTCTGTGGTGGTATCGCACCGTGTTATAACCAGGATGGTTGAGTATGAAGAGGAGATCAGAAGGCAAAAGGAATTGCTTGAAGTCATCCTGAGCAACCTGAGAGAGTCAATCTATGTGTTTGACCAAGATTTGAATGCACTTGTTCTCAAGAACTCAGTACGGATGTTGAATTTACAAGCAGGCCAAGGAATGAATGAAATGAACTCCATGCACCCACAGTCAGATCCCTTTTACAAGCATTATCATTTGGATGGCTCTAGCATGAAGCTGGAGGATACGGCAATTTATCGCGCGGTAAATGGGAAAGCGACTGAAAATCAGACGGTGTGCTTCCAAGAAAACGGACGAAAGTATTGCTATCTTGTAAATGGGAAGCCCATCTTAGATCAGGAGGGAAAATTTCTGTACGGGATCACAAGCGCTATGGAGATTTCTGACCTGATGAATAGCCAACTTGAATTAAGAGATGCAAAAGAAAAGCTCTTGGATCTGGAACATGAAAAAAATCAAGTGTTGATGAATGCCATGAAACAGAAGGATGAGTTTCTGTATTTGATTACCCATGAGTTCAAGACTCCACTAGCAGTAATTTTGTCAGCGCTGCAAACCATTGACCTGCTTTGCAAAGATCAGATGCCACTCGTGGCTGAGAAATATTTGAAAAAAATCAAACAGAATACTTTCAGGCAGATCAGGCTGGTGGGAAACCTTCTTGATATTACAAGAATTAATTCTGGTTTTGTAACAAACAATGATGAAGTTTACGATATTGTTCATATGACCCGAAGCATTATTGAATCAATTCAATCGATTGCTCAGCAAAAAGGGGTTACGGTCACGTTCGCTACGGCATTATCCAATTACGAGATTTGTTTTGATGAGGAAAAATATGAGCGGATTTTATTGAATCTTCTCTCCAACGCACTGAAATTTACCGAGCCGGGGAATGATATATGGGTAGAATTAAGAAAAAAGATGATTGCAGGAGTACAAAGAGTATCCGTGAGCGTAAAGGATTCAGGCATCGGCATTCCTGCAGATAAGCAAGCATACATATTTGAACGATTTGGCCAGGTGAATACCAGCTTCTCAAGGCAAGCAGAAGGTACGGGAATCGGACTTTATCTCGTGAAGCTTTTTGTCAGTGCAATGGGAGGCGAAATCAAATTGAAAAGTGAAATCGGCAAGGGGAGCACCTTTACTGTTCTGCTTCCCGATAGGGGCAGATCCAGAGCAGAGCATCAGCCTAAAGCGAGTGAGTCACCGAAAGTATTGAATTACAATGAAAGGCTAACTCAGGAGATTGAGATTCAGTTATCAGACATTTACTTCTAG